DNA from Longimicrobium sp.:
AGATCCTGTCGGACCGCGGGTTCGAAGGCGCACCTGACCTCGCGATCGAGATTATCTCGCCTTCGAGCGCGTCCAGGGATCGGGGAGTGAAGCGCGAGCGGTACGCGCTCTTTGGCGTTCCGCTGTACTGGGTGGTGGACATCAAGCTTCAACAGATCGAGGTGTACCGCCTCGCCGACGACCCGAACGGGCCGCCGGAGATCGTGACCGACACACTGGTATGGCATCTGATTCCGGGCGGACCGGCGCTCACGCTTTCCGTGCCTTTTGTGGTCGATGACCAGGGTGACGACTAGCGAGGTCGTCGGACAACCCCAACTGATCGGCGCCTGGCGGATGCAGGCGAAACCGCGCGTAGATTGAAACGGGCAGGCTGATTT
Protein-coding regions in this window:
- a CDS encoding Uma2 family endonuclease, which codes for MATKPTPKHWAYAEFARLPNDGKRYEIVAGELVVSSSPHYRHQLASVRITGIFENFTREHGIGQLYGPVDVLLSGEDYLVPDLVFLKHERRAEILSDRGFEGAPDLAIEIISPSSASRDRGVKRERYALFGVPLYWVVDIKLQQIEVYRLADDPNGPPEIVTDTLVWHLIPGGPALTLSVPFVVDDQGDD